The following proteins are encoded in a genomic region of Melopsittacus undulatus isolate bMelUnd1 chromosome 8, bMelUnd1.mat.Z, whole genome shotgun sequence:
- the LOC101871489 gene encoding BTB/POZ domain-containing protein KCTD5 isoform X3 translates to MAAENHCDFPVPPVSGLGLGGPGGPCRRCSSAPPPGAVPGKWVRLNVGGTCFLTTRQTLCRDPKSFLFRLCQADPDLDSDKDETGAYLIDRDPTYFGPVLNYLRHGKLVINKDLAEEGVLEEAEFYNITSLIKLVKDKIRERDSKISQVPVKHVYRVLQCQEEELTQMVSTMSDGWKFEQLVSIGSSYNYGNEDQAEFLCVVSKELHNTPYGTTSEPSEKAKILQERGSRM, encoded by the exons ATGGCGGCGGAGAACCACTGCGATTTCCCGGTTCCTCCGGTCAGCGGCCTCGGGCTGGGAGGCCCGGGCGGGCCCTGCCGCCGGTGCAGCTCAGCGCCGCCGCCCGGTGCAGTGCCGGGCAAGTGGGTGCGACTGAACGTGGGGGGCACTTGCTTCCTGACCACTCGGCAGACGCTCTGCAGGGACCCCAAGTCCTTCCTCTTCCGCCTTTGCCAGGCCGACCCCGACCTGGACTCGGATAAG GATGAAACAGGTGCCTATTTAATAGACAGAGACCCAACCTACTTTGGGCCAGTGCTGAACTATCTCAGACATGGGAAACTGGTTATTAACAAGGACCTAGCTGAGGAAG GGGTACTGGAAGAGGCTGAATTCTACAATATCACATCACTAATAAAGCTGgtaaaagacaaaataagagaaagagacagcaaaatctcacag GTGCCAGTCAAACATGTGTACAGGGTACTGCAATGCCAGGAAGAGGAACTCACTCAAATGGTGTCCACAATGTCTGATGGCTGGAAATTTGAACAG CTGGTCAGTATTGGTTCTTCCTATAACTATGGCAATGAAGATCAGGCAGAATTTCTGTGTGTGGTCTCAAAGGAATTGCATAACACTCCCTATGGCACAACCAGTGAACcaagtgaaaaagcaaag